The genomic DNA TCTCAAAGCTCTGGTCTTTAAAACTCTCCAGTATAGGAAGTACCCAGTCCCCATCTCTTGCTTCCCCTTGATATCTACTAGAAGAGGCATCGTTGTTCTCCTGGATTTCCTTCGAAGCTGACAGAATTTTGGTATTTCGGCGTCCCAACAAAATGAGCTCCAACATTGTCCTCCGAACTACATAGATTGGATTCGGCTCGATCAAGCACCCTTTGCTATATGCTTCTCTAAGGAAGACAGTCTGAGAGCTTCCTTTGGTAGATATGTAGAAAATCCCCACGTGCTTAAGAAGCAATTCACGGATATTAACTTCCATGGCAAAGTCCTTCCTAAAATGAGCTAACCTCTCAACCTCCACCATTTTCTCTACGGTCAAACTCAACAGCTCATGAATAATCCCAACAGCACGTTTCTCAAACCGCTCTAAACCCCCACAAGTACGCACACGCACGGCACCTTTCTTCTCATACGGCTTCACATAGGGCAGCCTTTGCCAATTTTTCATCTTCTCCCTCATGCCCTTCTCAATTTTGAATCCAGTCGGGAAATTAATGGGAAATGCATACCTAGTTTCGAACTCGCTCAACCATTTCTCTGTATATTCCTTTTCTCTCCATTTTTCAATCTCAGCAATGGCCAGATCCTCATCCTTATCAACCAACTCAACAATCTCCAAGCTAACTAGCCTGAAATCTCCCGAGTACTTGACCAGGATTGATTCCCTGAAATCATTAGGCAAACCTAATTCTCTCCTAATCAATCTCAATGCATGAATATGAAGCCGCCCATTTACCGACATCATCAGCAACTTCTTTAGTTTCTTTACTAAATCCAATTCCAGCATCCTCACAGCacgctcttcttcttcaatcaAACCTTTCATCTCACGTGTGATTCGGCAGCACAGATTTCTCTGTATGGGGTGGGTGAATACGTCAAAAATGTGAGGATATTTATGGATAAAAGTACCAATATTGACATTCAATCCAACAATGCTTCTCCAGCGGGACATCAACTGCACGGAAGTGAACGGGCCCCTCTTTCGAGTGGACATGAGAAACTCGAGACTGAGGATGGTCTTGAGGATACTGAGGTTGGACATCAGCTTATCCAACTTTGAGTCTCTAGTCCTGTCCTCCAGACGAGTTTGGGCAGTGACTATAGGCTTTCTCCACCTTCTCTGGGAGCACGAGTTAAACGGGCCAAATAAGTTTGTTGATGGGCCCGATGAGAGCTTATTTCGCCCAAGGATGTGGGCAACTGATTGCAGTATTCTCATGGGTGCAGTTGGGGACTCACTGATCCGCCTGAGCAATCAAATTTCTGGAATCTGAACAGGAAACAGAAATGAGCTCATTCAATCATGTCAAAAGCTAAATTAAGACTGTGAATCCGATCATTAGTCCCACACAATCCTCAAGTACGATCATTTTTTAGAGCTCAGAAATGGAATAGCTAAGCTATGGAAACCATTAAGCGTCACCAGATCACATGAATCCGCTATCAGCCATTTCATTTGGAACTTTCCACAAACACGTGTGTCGATCAATGGAAGAAGTCAGAATCGGCAAAGTTAAACGCCGTAGGCTATGGATTTATCAGGTTCGGGCAGACATGAAATGATGTATCAACAAACGATGCAAGGCAATCAGTTAAGAGCTATTTACCACTGCTGCCACCTCGGGTGAAACGCAAGCCCCGACGAGAGCTCGCTAAGCTCAGATAATAGATGGCCAATGCTACGGGTTTCAATCTGTGGAGAACGGCAAGAGAGAGGGCAGAGTGAAGGAACAAGACGACCGTTACGTTAAGCCGGCGCTTGAATCGATCAGGAATATATACTGAGAGAGAGGACGAGGGAAAATTTCGGGAAGGATGGAGcgggaattttcaattttcggACAAAACTTGAAAAAAGGATACAGTTAATAtgcaatttggtccctgaGATTGTAGTGTTATATCAATTGGGTCCTTGactttttttacatcaatttagtcccttaAATTTGAAAGTTATATAAATTGGATCATGATACTTCAATTAGGTCCTCAGTTTATATAGACACATCAATAGTACTTGAGTTGAcaatcaatttggtcctctaTCACATCAGATAGATCATTTTTTTACTGAAAATACATGAACAGATTCTTTTTGATACATCAATTAAGTCTTCTCGTTATGACAGTGTTAAGTGATGGCAATGTTACATCATTTAAgtacttttaatttcttttttttttcttttttaataggaattaaaaaaaaagtagggGAGCTCCGATCAAGGGCTCCCCGTTGAGCTCCCCCATACGAGGTCACCGGAGGGTCTTGGACCCACTGATCGACCTCACTTAGGGCAGAGGTCACCGAGGGGAGCCCCCAGTCAAAGCTCCCCTATCTCTACTTCCTCTCTTTTTCGAAAGAGAGGGAGCTCCGGTGGGGCTCCCGCTcgatccttttctttttttgtctgTCAAACGACAAACAACGTCGTTTTAATTATCTAAATCAAAACGACGCAGTTTTGTTGTTTAAAGACTTAAAATTAGAGCAAGAAATGACATCGTTTTGAATATCAAAACGTCTTCGTTTCTTgtgtaaccaaaaaaatagaaattgagGGGAGCACCCACTAGAGCTCCCCCCACCAAAGGGTCTTGACCCACCTGTAAAATGGAAGGAAGTAGAGGGGGTAGCTCCAATTGGGGGCTTCCCCTCGACGTCCTCTGCCCTAGGCAAGGTCGACTGGTGGGTCCAAGACCCTCTGGCGACCTCGTCTGTGGAAGCCCTGATTGGAGTTCCcctactttaaaaaaaaatctattaaaaaagaaaataaaaagacctaaatgatataacatggtCCTTACTTAATAC from Punica granatum isolate Tunisia-2019 chromosome 2, ASM765513v2, whole genome shotgun sequence includes the following:
- the LOC116194809 gene encoding protein ROOT PRIMORDIUM DEFECTIVE 1, translating into MRILQSVAHILGRNKLSSGPSTNLFGPFNSCSQRRWRKPIVTAQTRLEDRTRDSKLDKLMSNLSILKTILSLEFLMSTRKRGPFTSVQLMSRWRSIVGLNVNIGTFIHKYPHIFDVFTHPIQRNLCCRITREMKGLIEEEERAVRMLELDLVKKLKKLLMMSVNGRLHIHALRLIRRELGLPNDFRESILVKYSGDFRLVSLEIVELVDKDEDLAIAEIEKWREKEYTEKWLSEFETRYAFPINFPTGFKIEKGMREKMKNWQRLPYVKPYEKKGAVRVRTCGGLERFEKRAVGIIHELLSLTVEKMVEVERLAHFRKDFAMEVNIRELLLKHVGIFYISTKGSSQTVFLREAYSKGCLIEPNPIYVVRRTMLELILLGRRNTKILSASKEIQENNDASSSRYQGEARDGDWVLPILESFKDQSFER